The Bacteroidota bacterium region CCGAAGGCGCCGTTGGAGGAGAAGCAGACGGCGTCGCCGGTGTAGTCGGTGTCGGGGCCGTCGTAGCGGACGCACTGAGCGTCGTGCGTGTAGCCGTCGTCGTCGAAGCACCCGGCCAACGCGGGGGCGAGCGGGTCGCTGAGGTCGACGATGTGGAGGCCGCCGCCGTTGCAGGCAAAGCCGTTCTGGTCGGCGCCCACCAAGAAGGCGTAGGGGATCGCCTCATCGATGACGATGTTGTGGGCGCTGCCGGTGCCCCTGTAGACCGCGTCGGCCCCGAACACGACGGGCGGCGAGGTGACGTCGCGCAGCCGGGTCAGGTCGAAAACCTGCATGCCATGGTCTTCGGCTTCGCTGACGATGAAGGCGTAGTTGCCGAGCGTCTTGATGTCG contains the following coding sequences:
- a CDS encoding choice-of-anchor B family protein, with amino-acid sequence MRTLLLLCLLALLSTPVLAQEAVTAACADGRAADFACSDVDLVANLTREDLDFGTSTFFPTPNDVWGWTDPETGIEYGLVGTSQGTVFVSLATPTVPQIIGRLPTETTSTLWRDIKTLGNYAFIVSEAEDHGMQVFDLTRLRDVTSPPVVFGADAVYRGTGSAHNIVIDEAIPYAFLVGADQNGFACNGGGLHIVDLSDPLAPALAGCFDDDGYTHDAQCVRYDGPDTDYTGDAVCFSSNGAFG